The Ketobacter alkanivorans genome includes the window GCTCGAGCGTTTTCAATGCTGACTGCACGCCTTCCTCCTCGCGACTACGATAGGTAAACGACTGATGAATACGCAGATTTATTCTTAGTAATAATGAAAACGTTTGTATGTTTTCACCAGGCTGCCAAACGGCGTTAATCCAATCTGACAACGGCTGAGTTTCTGCATCATCGGTGGCTTCCATATAAGGTGCCAGCAGCAGCTTTTCTTCTTCGTTATAGCTAAACGGATAATCTACTGCATAATCAGCCACCACAAAATCCAATGGCGCTTGATCATATTGTTGGATAATGATTTCGCTCATGATGCTAAGGCGTTGGGTACTGCCGTTAAACGTTGCTGTCGCCACTGAGTTTCCCTCAACATCCCGACGCCAACGCAATGTAGCGGTTGGTGAAATATCCAGCTTTGAGCTTTCAATACGCAGCTCATGCCCTTCTCTGGGGCGCAACCGTAAAGTGTGCGGCAGCAATTGCACTGGCACTGAATATTCATACTGGGTTTGATGAACGATTTTGTAGCGTTTCATATAGAGCCTGAGTTCCCTTTGTAAATACCAAATATTGCTGAAATAGGTAAAGACTCAGAGGAGGCAACTGGATCGAGTCGATTACAACGACCGAGTTTTTTGAAAAGTCACCGCTAAGAGGTGATGCCGTGGAAAGACTTGCGTTACTGGGTTCATTTTAACACAACTCCACCCTGACGGACAGAACCGCCCTATGGAAGGATTAGGACGAAAATCCTGCTATTTTCTGAGAAAAAGGTGAGTAATTATTCACACTTCCTTATTCAGTTTTCGTTCATAAAAACAATGCTCTACTGATGGCGTGGTATAGCCACAATCCATCCATAGAGGAGCACGATCATGGGACGCAAAGTAGCAGACGTATACCAAACCAGAAAAGTCGGCGAGATTCATCGCAAGCCCAATT containing:
- a CDS encoding transglutaminase family protein, with the protein product MKRYKIVHQTQYEYSVPVQLLPHTLRLRPREGHELRIESSKLDISPTATLRWRRDVEGNSVATATFNGSTQRLSIMSEIIIQQYDQAPLDFVVADYAVDYPFSYNEEEKLLLAPYMEATDDAETQPLSDWINAVWQPGENIQTFSLLLRINLRIHQSFTYRSREEEGVQSALKTLELGTGSCRDFVNVFLAVARKLGFAARFVSGYMHFSSSSTQPGSTHAWVEVFIPGAGWKGFDPTIGNIVGAEHIAMAVAKSPESVPPVSGAYHGRPGSTMHVNVWVTELT